gaagTTAGATGATGTAGTCACGGGTACGTTGCATGTCTTAAATTTACCTGTATATGCATTATTAGATTCAAGATCCACTCTATCGTTCGTCACTCCATTGATAGCTAGTAGATTTGATATGCTTCCTGAAATCTTGCATGATCCAATTTTAGTAAGTACTCCCATAGAGGACATCATTAGAGCTGAGAAAGTGCACAAAAAATGCCCAATTAAGGTCCTTGATATAGTCACTCACGTTGATCTAGCAGATTTAGACATgctatattttgatatactcttgggtatggattggcttcacAAGTTTTATGCCACAATAGACTGTCGAAACAGGGTATCAAGGTTTCAGTTTTCGAATAAGTTAGAACTGGAATGGGAAGGGCGTGGTTCAAGTCTAGTCGGCCAAATTGTTTCAAACTTAGAGGACAATCAGATGATAGCTAAGGGGTATTTATACCACTTAGTTAGATTCAATGACTTAGATCAAGAAGTCCCTTCCATAGACTCTGTGCcaatagtgaatgagttcccAGATGTCTTTCCAGAAGATTTACCAGGAGTCACTCCTGAACGGGAGATTGACTTTTGTGTTGTTTTAGATACCAACAccaaacaaatttattttacccAGTATAGGATAGAACGAACTGAACTTAAAGAGCTGaagttgcagttaaaagatctacttgataagggcttcatccagccgagcatatccccatGAGGTCCTCTAGTGCTGAtcttaaagaaaaaagatggaacccttagaatgtgcatcaATTATTggcaactcaacaaagtcactataaagaataagtacacCCTCTTCCCAGAATCGACGATGTGTTTGACGAACTCCAAGGTTCAAGTTTCTTTTCCAAAATAGACCTATGGTTAGGCTACCATCATCTTAGAGTGAGGCGAGAGGACTTCCCTAAAATGGCTTTTCGTACTAGATATGGACACTATGAGTTTCTGGTCATGTCATTCGGTCTCACTAGCGCACTagctgcatttatggaccttataAATAGGGTCTTCCATGAGTACCTTGATTccttcgtcatagtattcataaATGACATTCTCATATACTCTAAGTCTAAAGAAGACCATGAGGTACACTTAAGAAAGACACTGCAAGTACTCAGAGAACATCAGTTGTATGAGAAGTTCGAcaaatgtgaattttggttgagatcaGTGACCTTTCTTGGTCATGTTGTGACCGACCAAGGTGTTGAAGTTGATCCTAAGAAGGTTGAGGCGATGAAGAATTGACCGAGACCCATTACTACTACAGATATTCGAAGCTTTTTGGGTTTGACCAATTATTATCGCAGGTTTGTGGAAGGATATTTCACTATAGCTGCACCATTGACCATATTGACAAAGAATAAGGCAAAGTTTGAGTGGTGTGAGAAAATGTGAAAAGAGTTTTCAAGAACTCAAGGATCGACTCACTTTGACTCTAGTGTTGACGTTGCAATAAGTGGTGAGGGGTAcgtggtatattgtgatgcttcccaggtaggtttgggatgtgttctcATGAAGAATTGTTAGGTGATTGCATGCACATCAATACAATTGAAAATCCACAAAAAGAACTACCCTAATCATGACCTTGAACTAGCCACGGTTGTATTTGCGTTGAAGATGtggataaattatttatatggtgttcatgttgatgtgtatactgaccataagagtcttcGATATGTATTTATGTTGAGGGAGTTGCATCTTCGTCAGAGGAGAGGCTAAAACttctcaaggattatgacattaGTGTGTATTATCACGTATGTAAGGCCAATGTGGTGGCCGACACATTGAGTAGACTGAGTATGGGCAGTGTTTCACATATTGATAATGAAAAGAAGAAGCTGGTTAAAGAGGTGCACCAATGGGCAAGATTGGGTGTACGGCTGACAGATGCACCAAGTGGGGGTGCTTCGGTTCACTCAAGTTCTAAATCCTCACTTGTTGTATATGTTAAAGCCAATCAACACCTTTGACCCAATAATCGTGGAGTTAGATTCAGTATTAAGTAATTTGAATGATTCATTCTCATTAGGTGGAGATGGCGTACTTAGATATCAAAATAGGTTATGTGTGCCCAATGTGAACGATTTGTGGTCAAGTATTTTGGCAGAAGCTCATGGGTCCCGATATTCCATCCATCTaggtgccaccaaaatgtaccAAGACCTTAAAGAGGTCTATTGGTAGAAAGACATGAAGGAGATATCTCTAAGTTCGTGGAGGAGTGTCCGAACTGCCAACAGGTTAAGGACGAATACCTTAAGCCTAGAGGTCTCACTCAGACAATTGAGATCCCAACGTGGATtctatcaatatggattttatgGTTGGTTTGCCAAATACTAGGAAACtacatgatt
The sequence above is a segment of the Solanum lycopersicum chromosome 10, SLM_r2.1 genome. Coding sequences within it:
- the LOC138338709 gene encoding uncharacterized protein, yielding MVRDCPQVNNQFMENVKPRPNANAVAEPPKRNMFYALKGKEEREKLDDVVTGTLHVLNLPVYALLDSRSTLSFVTPLIASRFDMLPEILHDPILVSTPIEDIIRAEKVHKKCPIKVLDIVTHVDLADLDMLYFDILLGMDWLHKFYATIDCRNRVSRFQFSNKLELEWEGRGSSLVGQIVSNLEDNQMIAKGYLYHLVRFNDLDQEVPSIDSVPIVNEFPDVFPEDLPGVTPEREIDFCVVLDTNTKQIYFTQYRIERTELKELKLQLKDLLDKGFIQPSISP